The Paenibacillus sp. BIC5C1 DNA segment AAGTTGAGGCTCAATTGTACACCATACTGCAATCGGAGTGATAAGGTGTAACATTTATAGTTTAACTTATGTAGCCTGATGGGCTACTTTTTGTTGTGAATCATTGATTTAAGATTCATTAAAGGTTTGTCCTCTACCATGGTTTCATAAGCCTAAGTTGCTTAACAGAAACCAAGAAGGAGGATTCATCATTTGAATAGTTTACTACGTAAAGTTGCAGTAACGGCCTTGTCCGTGACGATGGTATCATCATCTTCTTTTGCCCTGATAGGAAGTCCAAACGCTGCGTTTGCCGCAGAGGATACAAGCACCAGCACAGGCGTCACGCAAGCCTATGAATCGTTGTTCCAAACGGACAACGTCATTGATGTGAATGTTACGATTGATGATGCAGACTGGAAGAGCATGCTCGAAAGCCCGCTGGATAAGGATTATAAGAAGGTAAGTGTGGAAGTGGACGGCAACAAGCTGGATAACGTTGGTTTCTCCACCAAGGGTAATCTGACTTTGAAAGCCGTAGCCTCGATGCAAGATTCGGACCGTTACAGCTTCAGACTGAAGTTTGATAAATACGACAAAACACAAACCCTGCTCGGTTTGGATAAAATGGTCCTGAACAACAACTATGCCGATCCGTCGTATATGCGTGAAGTTCTTCATTATGAAGCGCTGCGCAGCATTGGCATGGATGTACCGATGACAAACTACGTTAATCTGTATGTAAACGGCGAACTGGTTGGTTTCTATACCGGGGTCGAAGCAGTTGATGACAGCTACCTGGAACGCAATTACGGTGAAGATTATGAGGACGGTGTCCTCTACGATACGGATGAGAAGAGTTACCTGCAATATTCAGAAGGCAGTGACTACAGCACGATCACAGAAGATTTGGGTACGGACGAGAACAAAACCAAACTCAAAAATTTTATCAAAACGCTGAACGACATGCCTGAAGGTGAAAAAGGCGATATCGAGAGTGTGCTGGATGTGGATTCGGCACTGCAATATATCGCGGGCAACATGGTCTTTGGCAACTATGACAGCTATAACGGCGACAAAGGGCATAACTACATGCTTTACAGCGACGCGGATGGCAAATTCACAGTAGTACCTTGGGACTTTAACATGTCCTTCAATGGATACTCGGGTGGCGGCGGACGTGGAACAACGACAACCGGATCAACCACAACCAACACCAACGCGACAAACGTATCCGTGGACGAGCCAGTACTGGGCATTAGCATGGAAAATGTACCGATGATCAACAACCTGCTGGCCGTGCCTGAGTATAAAGAAAAATACTTGAGCTACGTCAATGAGTTGACGGATTATCTGGAAGGCATTCAGGATCACATCACAGGTCTGGCTGATATCATTCGTCCATATGTAGAAGCCGATCCAACGAAGTTCTACACAACCGAGCAGTTTGAATCCAACATTGCATACTCTGCCAACGCTGATGCAACAGGCGGTATGGGTGGCATGGGTGGTACACCACCAGAAGGATTCGAAGGCATGACACCGCCAGAAGGTTTTGAAGGTATGACACCTCCCGATGGTATGACACCACCGGATGGCACAACGGGAACAGGAACAACAGACAGCACAGGCAATACTCAGACACGTCCTGGCGGTAACTTTGGCGGAGGCGGAGGTATGGGCTCGATGGCAGCGGGATCGCTGACAACGTTTGCCCTGAACCGACTTGCCAATCTGCAAGAGCAGCTTGGACGTGAAGTAACACCTCTGCCGGAGACTTCAGAAGATACAGGCGCGGATAACGGAACAGGAACAACAGACAAAGCAATTACTGTATCCCTTGATGGAAAAGCGATTACGTTCCCGGATCAGGACCCGCTAGAGCAAAGTGGCCGGGTTATGGTACCCGTGAACGCTATCCTTGAAGCTTTGGGTGCAGAAGTGACGTGGGACAAAACAGCGAAAACCGTAACAGCCGTTCTGAATGACCAGACGCTTGTACTCCAGATCGGAAGCAGCACGGCAACGGTGAATGGTGAAACGCTCGAAATTGATGCACCAGCCATTATCAAAAACAGTCGCACACTTGTGCCGGTACGCTTCATCTCTGAAGGACTGGGACTGACCGTGGATTGGGATCAAACGGCTGCACAAGTAACACTTACATCCAAATAAAAAAATTCTCCGGTAGAGTAGCGTTGTTCTATGGAGAACGAGAAAAGGGATTCGATGATCAGATCGAATCCCTTTCTGTGCTGCTTTAATCCAGTTCCAAGTTACCATTTAAAATTATACATGTATCCGAGAGGGAGAAAACTCAAACGGAGCTCAATCAGTAATGTTTGGGGTCATTATATCTTGAATTGTTTAAGCTTGTCAGTACAACAATGTTAAAATTTACTATCATATAGGTATTATGCTTGAACTGTATTTCTAGATTCAACCAGATCTTCTGAGTTATTGTATATCTCATCAAATAAGTAATCAGATTTCTAAGTTAGTTCACTAAGTGATAGTTTTAAAACTATTAGATCCACATTGTTCAAATCATTTTTATTATTAATAACGACATTAATGTCGTTAGTGTTAAAGAAAAATAACCCATTATCAACTTTTTGTTCCATAAATTCTCTAATATGATCTTTTTGTTGATTTAATTTTTCCCACAATGAAGATGCAAGGTCAAATTCCCAATTTTCAGTAGGGAGAATATTCTTAAGAACTACCTCAAGTGCAGCCTTCTTAAAGCCATTATTTGAATTTTGGGCTTCCAAGATGTATTTTTTTAAGAAATGGTAAGAGAGGCAAATAACGTTCTCGTTTAATATTAAATTAGCAATATCTGATTTATGTGTGTGTAATCTCTCTGTTATGAAAAGATGGTTATGGTAGTTAAGCCAATCTTCATTTATAAAATTAGCTTTTATCTGGTAAACAAATTTATATGATTCAGTTAATCTATTAATGTTGCTGACAGTAGCAAGAGTAACATTATTCTTACTCATTATAATTTCAGGAGTGGTTATCTGTTTGCTGACAAGTTGAACAATATCTGTCTTAGCCCTTATTGGAGAGTCTATCGTAATGTGTTTTTTTAAATATTCTTTAATGTTAGTAACTCAACTTTCGCACCTAGAATATTGAGTCAACCCCTTGTGGGCGTAAGAGAATTTAAACATTACTGTTTCTCTTGACAAAAAAAACACCTTGCTTGTTTAGTATCATGGAAGTGCGACCAACCATGAACAAGAAAGGTGTGTAACCCTATGTTACAACAACATTCCCTGTCTGACCAGTCTCGTTTTTCTAAACTTTTTGCTTCACTTCACATCGGGAAAGCTTTGCGGCATGCAGGGATTTCCAAATCGTTTGGTCTTTCGAGTTTAGCTATTTTTCGAATCGTGTTCTCCTTGGTTTTTGAAGGGAAGAACTGGTTTCGCCTGTTGGAGAGTAACCGCGGAGCCGATCTGCCAGGTAAAGATGTCATCTATCGATTCTTGAATCAATCTTCCTTTGCTTGGCGGCGATTTTTGCAGACATTAAGTCTCCAGATCGTACGCTATTTTGAAACGCTCATTTCCTCCAAACGCGTACGTGTATTTATTGTGGATGATTCGGTGCTCAGCCGAAACCGGAGTAAAAAAGCAGAACTGCTGGCACGTGTGTTTGACCATTCTGCAGGCAGGTACATCAAAGGCTACACGATGCTCACACTCGGCTGGTCGGACGGTTTTAGCTTTGCACCGCTCGATTTTGTCATGCTGTCTTCCGCCAAACTGGCCAATCGTTTTTGCGAAATGGCCTCCCATCTCTCGAAACGCAGCCATGGATACAAACGCCGAATAGAGTCTTTTTCTCGGAAGCCCGATGCCGTTGTGGGCTTGTTAGATCGGGCGTTAAAAGCCAGCTTCACGGCGGATTATGTTTTGATGGACAGCTGGTTTACGCAGGTTCCATTACTTCGCGAGCTCACAGCCAGAGGTCTGCCGGTGATTGGAATGATTAAAGAAATGAAGCAACGGTATCTCGTACAGGGACAGCGTATGACGCTAGGTGCTGTGTTTCAAAGCCTGCCTAAATCGAGTTCAAAAGACATCAAAGGCTCCGTGGTCGTACATACGTCGTGCGGTCTGCCCGTGAAGCTTGTTTTTGTGCGCAATCGGAATAAAAGACGGGAATGGCTTACCATTTTAAGTACAGACGTCACGCTGGATGCGGCAGAAATTGTACGAATTTACGGCATGCGTTGGAGTATTGAGACCTTTTTTAAAGTGACCAAAAGCTATTTAAAACTAGGAACCGAATTTCAGGGCCGTTCCTTCGACCAACTGATTAGCCACACGACGGTTGTATTCAGCCGTTATTTAGCGATGGAATACGAACGACGCGAAACCAATGATGACCGAACCCTGGGAGGACTCTTTTTCCTCTTTGCCGATGAGGTTCGGGATCTGGACTTTCAAACCGCGCTTCAGCAGCTGATGCGTTTATTTCTCGACATGTCTCAAGCGAAAACGAAAACGAACAAAATGGACGTTTTTTGTCAACTACAAGAATGGATCTCCGGTTTACCCAGCTATATCAAGGGTTTGTTTGGAGATTTAAGCTGCGAAAGTTGAGTTAGTAATGTTATAGTTATATATTTTTTTAACAATAGAGGAGGAGATTTCTTTTCCGATTTGTGCTGAATTTCGAGAAAGTTCAATTTTATATTCCTCTTCAGTAGTTTTGCCAACGATTACAATAAAGGGGATGACATCTTTCTTTAAGTAACTATAGTCGTCAGTTTTATAAGTAACATTTACACCTATATCATTGTAAAGGGCAACATTTTTTTGATGTAGTAGATCTTTGATGAATTTATCTTCATTATTAAGATCAAGATACTTAGCATGGTCAAACATGTAAACTCTTGCAGATCCAGACTCATAAATTCTCTCGAAATATTTACTTTCCAAATCTATACTTGGTAATCTCCATTCTTCATTATTATATCTAAGGGTTACTTGATATGTAGTACTGCTTAGGGCCCATTTTTCAATATTGAAATCTCTTTTTAGTTTATTTATATCTGAGGAACTGACACGCTTGTTCAGCTCAATTTTAATTCGTGTATAACTTTCAAATTTATTTAATACTTTTATTTTTTTTAGATCAGAAGTTTCTATATTACCTTCGAAGAGTTGAAAACTATACTCAAATTCTTCATTTATTTTCTTTGTAACCACACTGACTTTTTTGCCGATCAAAAACATACTCAATGCGCCCACTCCAAATTTTCCTACCATCGCTACATCAGAAGACTTCTTTTTGGATTTCCCAACGGTTAAATAATGATTACTTATATCTGATAGATCCATGCCTACTCCGTTATCCGAGAATAATAAAATATCCTTGTTTTCTTCTTTTAATACTTCAATTTTAATTATTCCATTACGCGATTCAAGTCCAGTACTTTTACATGCATCGATTGCATTCTGCAACAATTCGCGCAATGCTACACTCATTTTATTGCTTTGTTCATATAGAGGTTCTATTAACAATGGAATGACATCTTCAGAGACCCTGAACTTGATATCAGACTGGATAAACATTTGTTGGACTTCTTTGTCAAATTTAATACCTCTAATATTTAAAATTTTCACATTATTATAAAAATATTTTATCTTATTTACATAAAGTATAAATTTATTACAGTTATTAACAATTCTATTCATTTTGTCATATCCGCTTTTCTTAATATTGTCTTTATTGAAGTTAATGATTATTTCTTCATTTTGTATTTCATACTCGAAATATTT contains these protein-coding regions:
- a CDS encoding ATP-binding protein — translated: MSILNNYESEYINNLIRGGTESILLDFKEEWYQVNNKNYLKGRFEFLKDCIAFLNVSIDLERYIIIGIAEDKESREFNICGTQEIIEENNIQQLIENYIEPFPQIEIITNFNYEGKNLNIIKIKKENRDQPYLFKKSFEKKHNNNFEMKCQGIGYIRRGSSTGILTRSDLSDLFYRKQRNIYGYFNINAASDHEYFNEMMLFLECMNLTLDKESLDIISTNNSLFKYRLLEIFNNLIIQGGLFKIADENNDPNNNDYICKLIHENKDDFEKMDGFLDGGEHSLIISLFCTSYSLYQVLRDKYFEYEIQNEEIIINFNKDNIKKSGYDKMNRIVNNCNKFILYVNKIKYFYNNVKILNIRGIKFDKEVQQMFIQSDIKFRVSEDVIPLLIEPLYEQSNKMSVALRELLQNAIDACKSTGLESRNGIIKIEVLKEENKDILLFSDNGVGMDLSDISNHYLTVGKSKKKSSDVAMVGKFGVGALSMFLIGKKVSVVTKKINEEFEYSFQLFEGNIETSDLKKIKVLNKFESYTRIKIELNKRVSSSDINKLKRDFNIEKWALSSTTYQVTLRYNNEEWRLPSIDLESKYFERIYESGSARVYMFDHAKYLDLNNEDKFIKDLLHQKNVALYNDIGVNVTYKTDDYSYLKKDVIPFIVIVGKTTEEEYKIELSRNSAQIGKEISSSIVKKIYNYNITNSTFAA
- a CDS encoding CotH kinase family protein — its product is MNSLLRKVAVTALSVTMVSSSSFALIGSPNAAFAAEDTSTSTGVTQAYESLFQTDNVIDVNVTIDDADWKSMLESPLDKDYKKVSVEVDGNKLDNVGFSTKGNLTLKAVASMQDSDRYSFRLKFDKYDKTQTLLGLDKMVLNNNYADPSYMREVLHYEALRSIGMDVPMTNYVNLYVNGELVGFYTGVEAVDDSYLERNYGEDYEDGVLYDTDEKSYLQYSEGSDYSTITEDLGTDENKTKLKNFIKTLNDMPEGEKGDIESVLDVDSALQYIAGNMVFGNYDSYNGDKGHNYMLYSDADGKFTVVPWDFNMSFNGYSGGGGRGTTTTGSTTTNTNATNVSVDEPVLGISMENVPMINNLLAVPEYKEKYLSYVNELTDYLEGIQDHITGLADIIRPYVEADPTKFYTTEQFESNIAYSANADATGGMGGMGGTPPEGFEGMTPPEGFEGMTPPDGMTPPDGTTGTGTTDSTGNTQTRPGGNFGGGGGMGSMAAGSLTTFALNRLANLQEQLGREVTPLPETSEDTGADNGTGTTDKAITVSLDGKAITFPDQDPLEQSGRVMVPVNAILEALGAEVTWDKTAKTVTAVLNDQTLVLQIGSSTATVNGETLEIDAPAIIKNSRTLVPVRFISEGLGLTVDWDQTAAQVTLTSK
- a CDS encoding IS4 family transposase, which translates into the protein MLQQHSLSDQSRFSKLFASLHIGKALRHAGISKSFGLSSLAIFRIVFSLVFEGKNWFRLLESNRGADLPGKDVIYRFLNQSSFAWRRFLQTLSLQIVRYFETLISSKRVRVFIVDDSVLSRNRSKKAELLARVFDHSAGRYIKGYTMLTLGWSDGFSFAPLDFVMLSSAKLANRFCEMASHLSKRSHGYKRRIESFSRKPDAVVGLLDRALKASFTADYVLMDSWFTQVPLLRELTARGLPVIGMIKEMKQRYLVQGQRMTLGAVFQSLPKSSSKDIKGSVVVHTSCGLPVKLVFVRNRNKRREWLTILSTDVTLDAAEIVRIYGMRWSIETFFKVTKSYLKLGTEFQGRSFDQLISHTTVVFSRYLAMEYERRETNDDRTLGGLFFLFADEVRDLDFQTALQQLMRLFLDMSQAKTKTNKMDVFCQLQEWISGLPSYIKGLFGDLSCES